Proteins encoded together in one Aminipila butyrica window:
- a CDS encoding sensor histidine kinase has translation MDTRWKNFNENMAVRTLAFALCVLLFAAALMGSIATVLRIDKAGRSFTLEEIFSTTNYLDSSDMQEEFNQDAQLLRQLIGEYKSEANIQSGNLLMDRDSELDTAIATLYSDGVYYYGDKKLTANPVNVSYDVFAEDGRFKPVMIIEGTPYLIKDYVNEEEYPDYDNMGREEARSFAREYVNYYLDTGNDQLREAFIAANQSQVEEIKTILIKDQLRSFSNLKDRLNEQKGMLYFVSDGVNSYTNMKKTALTGKDGATPDVKAFEKNPAYMIYADGKLKKVPSATAKASYLGDWDSNLENRFFTLYNDNLEVYLAFDESFIKEKQIAYRDTSDILGLAPMVAGCAIGTLILFLYLAVTTGRRDDQGQRKLYGLDGIWTELQVGGIFAAMGLGLWVAMIALGVWGYWTASARQISSLELGLFFMAWSILAAIGLWFTLSCIRLLKARQFWKNTLIYKLWNAIVWKLCRKVWQGAVSIYEGSSLMKKVVLIALAVCLLSATVFLAPVVLLAILALAPKWVQKFEGIKQGVEEVKNGNLSYKIPVEGQGELDRLAGSINQISAASSTAVQNELKNQRMKADLISNVSHDLKTPLTSMVTYIDLLKSEGLDSSDAPEYLRILDEKTERLRHLTEDLFEAAKASSGAMPVQLEKVELLSLINQGLGELDQRIRASGLEFIIHAEQEKYYVLADGQLLWRVVENLLGNVLKYALENSRVYIDVKEVGANSQKAASLITLEIKNISREPLNISADELMERFKRGDESRTTEGSGLGLAIAKDLVKLQNGWFEVFIDGDLFKAQVLLSKYQETGAKTE, from the coding sequence TTGGATACAAGATGGAAAAATTTTAATGAAAATATGGCGGTGCGAACGCTGGCTTTTGCTCTCTGCGTTCTGCTGTTTGCAGCCGCCCTTATGGGTAGTATCGCTACGGTTCTTCGTATTGATAAGGCCGGGCGAAGCTTTACGTTAGAAGAAATCTTCAGTACAACGAATTACTTGGACAGCAGTGACATGCAAGAGGAATTCAATCAAGATGCTCAGCTTTTGAGGCAGCTGATTGGAGAATACAAAAGTGAAGCAAACATTCAGTCGGGCAACTTGTTAATGGACCGGGACAGCGAGCTGGATACAGCCATAGCTACTCTTTATAGCGATGGGGTTTATTACTATGGAGATAAAAAGCTGACGGCTAACCCAGTCAACGTTTCCTATGACGTGTTCGCAGAGGATGGTCGATTTAAGCCAGTGATGATTATAGAAGGCACGCCCTATCTGATTAAAGATTATGTGAATGAAGAAGAGTATCCAGATTATGATAACATGGGACGAGAAGAAGCGCGAAGCTTTGCCCGGGAATATGTAAATTATTATCTGGATACGGGCAACGACCAGCTGCGAGAGGCTTTTATAGCAGCCAATCAAAGTCAAGTGGAGGAAATCAAGACGATTCTGATTAAAGATCAGCTGAGAAGTTTTAGCAATTTGAAGGATCGATTAAATGAGCAAAAGGGTATGCTGTACTTTGTCAGCGATGGAGTAAACAGCTATACCAACATGAAGAAAACGGCATTGACCGGCAAGGACGGTGCTACACCGGATGTGAAGGCTTTTGAAAAAAATCCGGCCTATATGATTTATGCGGACGGAAAGTTGAAAAAAGTTCCCTCGGCTACTGCCAAAGCCAGTTACTTGGGAGACTGGGACAGCAACCTGGAAAACCGTTTCTTTACTCTATATAATGATAATTTAGAGGTGTACCTGGCCTTCGATGAAAGTTTTATTAAGGAAAAGCAGATTGCCTACAGGGACACTTCGGATATCTTGGGCTTGGCACCTATGGTTGCAGGCTGTGCAATCGGTACGCTGATACTTTTCTTGTATCTGGCAGTGACCACTGGGCGGCGGGATGATCAGGGCCAGCGGAAGCTTTACGGCTTAGATGGGATTTGGACGGAGTTACAGGTAGGCGGAATATTTGCTGCCATGGGTTTGGGCCTGTGGGTAGCAATGATTGCCTTAGGCGTATGGGGGTATTGGACTGCATCCGCCCGGCAGATTTCCTCTTTAGAACTGGGACTATTCTTTATGGCATGGAGTATTTTGGCTGCCATAGGGTTGTGGTTTACACTGTCTTGCATTCGTCTTTTAAAGGCTCGGCAGTTTTGGAAGAATACATTGATTTATAAGCTATGGAATGCTATTGTTTGGAAACTTTGCAGGAAGGTATGGCAGGGGGCAGTCAGCATCTATGAAGGCAGCAGCCTGATGAAAAAAGTGGTACTCATCGCTTTAGCTGTATGCCTGTTATCGGCTACGGTTTTCTTGGCACCGGTGGTTTTGTTGGCCATCCTGGCCTTGGCTCCTAAATGGGTGCAGAAATTTGAAGGCATTAAACAGGGAGTGGAAGAAGTAAAAAACGGTAATTTATCTTATAAGATTCCTGTAGAGGGACAGGGGGAATTGGACCGGTTGGCAGGAAGTATTAACCAGATTTCAGCGGCTTCCAGTACAGCTGTACAAAATGAACTAAAAAATCAGCGAATGAAAGCCGACTTGATTTCTAATGTGTCTCACGATTTGAAGACTCCGCTGACCTCCATGGTCACCTACATTGATTTGTTAAAAAGTGAGGGACTGGACAGCAGCGATGCACCGGAATATCTGCGGATTTTAGATGAGAAGACGGAGCGGCTGCGCCATTTGACCGAGGATTTATTCGAAGCGGCCAAGGCCTCTAGTGGAGCGATGCCAGTCCAGTTGGAAAAAGTAGAACTGTTATCGCTGATTAATCAAGGGTTAGGTGAGCTGGATCAACGGATTCGAGCTTCTGGGCTGGAATTCATTATCCACGCGGAGCAGGAGAAATATTATGTGTTGGCAGATGGACAGCTGCTCTGGCGGGTGGTGGAAAACCTCCTAGGTAACGTGCTCAAATATGCCTTGGAAAACAGCCGGGTTTACATTGACGTAAAGGAAGTTGGGGCAAACAGCCAGAAGGCTGCCAGCCTGATTACCTTGGAGATTAAAAATATTTCCCGGGAGCCTCTGAATATCAGCGCAGACGAACTGATGGAGCGATTCAAGCGGGGGGACGAATCTAGAACAACAGAGGGCAGTGGCCTGGGCTTGGCTATTGCCAAGGATTTGGTAAAGCTGCAAAACGGTTGGTTTGAGGTTTTTATCGACGGAGATTTATTCAAAGCTCAAGTTCTTCTGAGTAAATATCAGGAAACGGGAGCCAAAACAGAGTAA
- a CDS encoding COG1361 S-layer family protein, with protein sequence MNSRTCSRNRRTGLAIAVLVLLLSAFVQEFVPNQGLVVYGATNGGVTAEVIGSPGGMQGDDKVTVGFQIENNRGETVVVQGMKLTINGSGITVSENTGSISIPSGGVQTVSFSVNVAKHADTGERNCSFNANLKNVAGEDLPNQKTLEDNTTFMVYEKMATDGVDSKTVAGVDISHFIEPADGFVEGNSNKMKIEVYNYGNTTIKNAVVSVTLPEGLSIYNGSNQAQLGYVSVGSRKTAEFPITVQSGLESKNYAIEVQVLGLNFMNGDVVAKKTFYIPVEGTGSVNSNNIAVTGVSIPNEVQSGQPFDLSFNVKNMGTSDLKNIKITVEPAEGIINKSRNIFIDNFSKGASKAYTVKLYSFDGADEKSYPIKITAGPAATSEKDTAVGVTEYATVSILSDGSGAKKPQLIVDNYSYGGSVVQAGTDFYLNVGLFNTSGKTLTNVKVSLSNEDGVFVPVGGSNSFFIDSIKAKAHYTKSIRMSSKPQAEQKTAPITVKMTYEAGSGDPLESEDIIAIPVTQRSRLVVDDIVPPMEVYAGQQGSCELEFYNMGKTPLNNLRVNCEGNFDVMESNSYYAGNMESGKSDSYRFNFIPREAGPVEGTITFTFEDGNGEPQFLEVPFSFEAMEMPADDGMNMEDPMEEKHTPWALIIGLGVVSVAVIGGLLFKRHRKKKLDAALEIEDELDVEVAESHEAAASEAGGAQK encoded by the coding sequence ATGAACAGCAGGACATGCAGTAGAAATCGCAGAACAGGTTTAGCAATAGCAGTATTGGTGCTGCTGTTGTCTGCCTTTGTACAGGAGTTTGTACCGAATCAAGGGCTGGTGGTTTATGGGGCTACTAACGGGGGAGTAACGGCAGAGGTTATCGGTTCACCGGGCGGCATGCAAGGAGACGATAAGGTTACCGTTGGTTTTCAGATTGAAAATAACCGAGGGGAGACGGTGGTGGTCCAGGGTATGAAATTGACCATCAATGGTTCAGGGATTACGGTCAGTGAAAATACGGGCAGCATATCCATTCCTTCCGGGGGCGTGCAGACTGTGAGTTTTTCTGTCAATGTGGCAAAGCATGCGGACACAGGGGAACGAAACTGCAGCTTCAACGCCAACTTGAAAAATGTTGCAGGGGAAGACTTGCCAAATCAGAAAACATTAGAAGACAATACCACTTTTATGGTTTATGAAAAGATGGCTACTGACGGAGTCGATTCTAAAACGGTGGCAGGAGTAGATATTTCCCATTTTATTGAACCAGCAGACGGTTTTGTAGAGGGAAATAGCAATAAAATGAAAATTGAGGTGTACAATTACGGTAATACCACCATCAAAAATGCTGTGGTATCTGTGACTTTGCCAGAAGGGTTATCTATCTATAACGGCAGTAATCAGGCTCAACTGGGTTACGTTTCTGTGGGGTCCAGAAAGACAGCAGAATTTCCCATTACCGTTCAGTCCGGCTTGGAAAGCAAGAATTACGCTATAGAGGTTCAAGTCTTGGGACTGAACTTCATGAACGGTGACGTGGTGGCGAAGAAAACCTTTTACATACCCGTAGAGGGAACCGGCAGTGTAAACAGCAATAACATAGCAGTCACTGGCGTCAGCATTCCCAATGAAGTTCAGTCGGGTCAGCCCTTTGATCTGTCCTTCAATGTAAAAAATATGGGAACCTCCGATTTGAAAAATATTAAGATTACTGTAGAGCCGGCTGAAGGCATTATCAACAAATCTCGGAACATCTTTATTGATAATTTCTCCAAAGGAGCCAGCAAGGCTTATACCGTAAAGCTATATTCCTTCGATGGAGCGGACGAGAAAAGTTACCCGATTAAGATTACAGCTGGACCTGCCGCTACCTCTGAAAAAGACACAGCCGTAGGCGTGACAGAGTATGCCACCGTGTCTATTCTCTCGGATGGCAGCGGAGCGAAAAAGCCTCAGCTAATCGTGGATAATTACTCCTACGGGGGAAGTGTCGTTCAGGCAGGAACGGATTTCTATTTGAATGTTGGACTATTTAATACCTCGGGAAAGACCTTGACCAACGTGAAGGTCTCCTTGAGCAATGAAGACGGCGTCTTTGTGCCAGTGGGTGGAAGCAACTCCTTCTTTATCGACAGCATCAAAGCCAAAGCCCATTATACCAAGAGCATCCGCATGAGCAGCAAGCCTCAGGCAGAGCAGAAAACGGCACCTATCACTGTAAAGATGACTTATGAAGCGGGTTCTGGTGACCCGTTGGAATCTGAGGATATCATTGCGATTCCTGTGACTCAGCGGAGCCGACTGGTGGTGGATGATATTGTGCCACCGATGGAGGTTTATGCAGGCCAGCAGGGAAGTTGTGAGCTAGAGTTTTATAACATGGGGAAGACTCCTCTGAACAATCTGCGGGTCAACTGCGAGGGAAACTTCGACGTGATGGAGTCCAATAGCTATTATGCCGGAAATATGGAGAGTGGCAAAAGCGACAGCTATCGGTTCAATTTTATTCCTCGGGAGGCGGGGCCTGTAGAGGGAACGATTACCTTTACTTTTGAAGACGGCAATGGAGAACCGCAGTTTTTGGAGGTGCCTTTCAGCTTTGAAGCCATGGAAATGCCGGCGGACGACGGCATGAATATGGAGGATCCCATGGAAGAGAAGCATACTCCGTGGGCTTTGATTATTGGTCTGGGTGTGGTGTCTGTGGCCGTAATCGGTGGTTTATTGTTTAAGCGCCATCGGAAGAAGAAGCTTGATGCAGCGCTGGAAATTGAGGATGAGCTGGATGTGGAGGTAGCTGAAAGCCATGAGGCGGCTGCTTCTGAGGCTGGCGGAGCTCAGAAATAA
- a CDS encoding response regulator transcription factor, with protein MNILVCDDDKEIVNAIEIYLKNEGYEVLKAYDGFQALQLVEKEAIHLILMDIMMPNLDGMRTTMKIREDKNIPIIMLSAKSEDYDKITGLNVGADDYITKPFNPLELIARVKSQLRRYVSLGSLEQKKGVFKTGGLEIDDEQKIVTLDGEQVLVTPIEYGILKLLTESAGRVFSMEQIYEAVWKEPAYNPENTVAVHVRRIREKIEINPKDPRYLKVVWGIGYKMEKF; from the coding sequence ATGAATATTTTAGTATGCGATGATGATAAAGAGATTGTAAACGCCATTGAGATCTATTTAAAGAACGAAGGGTATGAAGTTCTTAAGGCGTATGACGGTTTCCAAGCGTTACAGCTGGTAGAGAAAGAAGCCATTCACTTAATCCTTATGGACATCATGATGCCTAACTTGGATGGAATGCGCACAACCATGAAAATCAGAGAAGATAAGAATATTCCTATCATTATGCTTTCCGCAAAATCAGAGGATTACGACAAGATTACGGGTTTAAACGTAGGGGCGGATGATTACATAACCAAGCCCTTTAATCCACTGGAATTAATTGCTCGGGTAAAATCTCAGCTAAGGAGGTATGTAAGCCTGGGCAGTCTGGAGCAGAAGAAGGGGGTTTTTAAAACAGGGGGATTGGAGATAGACGATGAACAGAAGATTGTAACTCTGGATGGGGAACAGGTTCTGGTGACGCCTATTGAGTACGGAATTTTAAAGTTATTAACAGAAAGCGCCGGACGCGTATTTTCGATGGAACAAATTTATGAGGCCGTTTGGAAAGAACCGGCCTACAATCCAGAAAACACGGTAGCCGTCCACGTGAGGCGGATTCGGGAAAAAATTGAGATCAACCCGAAGGATCCGCGATATTTAAAGGTGGTGTGGGGAATTGGATACAAGATGGAAAAATTTTAA
- a CDS encoding ABC transporter ATP-binding protein, which translates to MEPLIKVKNVRKIYRMGDEKVVALNNVSLEIYKGEIVCFLGTSGSGKSTFLNMVAGLEKPTKGQIYIGGIPIHKLNEEKVTLFRQKNIGFIFQAYHLLPMLTALENVSLPLIFQGVEKRKRSRIAEEALVAVGLKGYGNRRPTQMSGGQQQRVGIARALAGTPKIIFADEPTGNLDTNTTKEVMNLILGQVRRHKQTLILVTHDRSIADYADKIVTLQDGNILSVAVRDYAEKEEGEKRDEQQDMQ; encoded by the coding sequence ATGGAACCATTGATAAAAGTGAAAAATGTCAGAAAAATTTACCGGATGGGCGATGAGAAGGTGGTGGCTTTGAACAATGTAAGCCTAGAAATTTATAAAGGGGAAATTGTATGTTTTCTGGGGACCTCTGGTTCAGGAAAATCTACCTTTCTCAACATGGTAGCTGGATTAGAAAAGCCCACCAAGGGTCAGATTTACATAGGAGGCATCCCCATACACAAGCTTAACGAGGAAAAGGTCACGTTATTTCGTCAGAAGAATATCGGGTTTATCTTTCAGGCCTATCACCTACTGCCCATGCTTACTGCCTTGGAAAATGTCAGCCTGCCATTGATCTTTCAGGGGGTGGAGAAGAGAAAGCGCAGCCGAATTGCAGAGGAAGCGTTAGTTGCGGTAGGGCTAAAGGGCTATGGCAACCGGAGGCCTACTCAGATGAGCGGCGGCCAGCAGCAGCGGGTGGGTATTGCCAGAGCCTTAGCGGGAACACCCAAGATTATTTTTGCGGATGAACCCACGGGAAACTTGGATACCAATACGACGAAAGAGGTTATGAACCTGATTTTGGGTCAGGTACGACGGCACAAGCAGACGTTAATTTTGGTTACTCACGACCGGAGCATTGCGGATTATGCGGATAAAATCGTGACCCTTCAGGATGGAAATATATTGAGTGTTGCAGTAAGAGATTATGCAGAGAAAGAAGAGGGAGAAAAGAGAGATGAACAGCAGGACATGCAGTAG
- a CDS encoding ABC transporter permease, whose product MSNRDLIDLCLRNLLRRRTRTLLAVVGVVVGTCAIVVMMSIGFGLTDSYQEQIESYGNLHMITVTSMGDSQMLQQMKDAKGVITDKSLAEIEKMEGVGAVTPVISEYMTIGIGKKVTQTRIVGIRTEVLEKFNYKVLDGGRLLNVSDKYDLLFGNQVPSWFQDPNSDQWSSDSIDVMSAKKIILTGDDSYGQKKKSGGGEDEEDKIVYKEYETRAVGVLENPDDDSAYEVYMNITALEQITKELKKARKESTFSSGTKTYDEALIYVTDINDSADISNELRAQGYQTSSPSDWLESMKETAKMIQGILGGIGGISLLVAALGITNTMIMSIYERTKEIGVMKVIGANLRDIRKMFLLEAGMIGFIGGLMGLIFSLIVSLLMNTVLKDIISIALGSFGGGYGSSISRIPLWLAAAAVAFATGIGLMAGYYPAKRAMNLSALESLKNE is encoded by the coding sequence ATGAGTAATAGAGATTTAATCGACCTGTGCCTGAGAAACTTGCTCCGGCGGCGGACTAGGACGCTGTTGGCGGTGGTTGGCGTTGTGGTGGGTACTTGTGCCATTGTGGTCATGATGTCCATTGGCTTCGGCCTCACTGACAGCTATCAGGAGCAGATTGAAAGCTACGGCAATCTGCATATGATAACCGTTACGAGCATGGGCGATAGCCAGATGCTCCAGCAGATGAAGGATGCGAAAGGAGTTATCACGGATAAATCCTTAGCGGAAATAGAAAAGATGGAAGGAGTAGGCGCGGTGACTCCAGTAATCAGCGAATACATGACCATCGGCATTGGCAAAAAAGTTACACAGACCAGAATTGTAGGTATACGGACAGAAGTGCTGGAAAAATTCAACTATAAGGTGTTGGACGGAGGACGATTACTGAATGTATCAGATAAATACGATCTCCTGTTCGGCAATCAGGTACCTAGTTGGTTCCAAGATCCCAACAGCGATCAGTGGAGCAGTGATTCTATAGATGTCATGTCAGCGAAAAAAATTATCCTTACGGGAGATGACTCTTACGGACAGAAAAAGAAAAGCGGTGGCGGAGAGGATGAGGAGGACAAAATTGTCTACAAGGAGTATGAGACGAGGGCAGTAGGGGTGCTGGAAAACCCAGATGATGATTCGGCATACGAAGTCTATATGAATATCACAGCCTTGGAGCAGATCACCAAGGAGTTGAAAAAGGCCAGAAAGGAAAGTACTTTTTCTTCAGGAACCAAGACTTATGATGAAGCCTTGATTTATGTAACAGATATAAATGACTCAGCAGATATCAGCAATGAACTGAGAGCTCAGGGCTATCAGACCTCCAGTCCCAGCGACTGGTTGGAATCCATGAAAGAGACGGCCAAGATGATTCAAGGAATCCTGGGAGGCATCGGCGGCATTTCCTTGCTGGTAGCCGCCTTAGGCATTACAAACACCATGATTATGTCCATCTATGAGCGGACCAAAGAAATCGGTGTCATGAAGGTAATCGGGGCTAATCTGCGGGATATTCGCAAGATGTTTCTGTTGGAAGCAGGGATGATTGGGTTTATCGGCGGTCTCATGGGACTGATTTTTAGCTTAATCGTTTCTCTGCTGATGAATACGGTGCTGAAAGATATCATCAGTATTGCTCTGGGCAGTTTTGGCGGTGGCTATGGTTCGTCTATTTCTCGAATTCCGCTGTGGCTGGCCGCAGCGGCGGTGGCCTTTGCTACAGGCATTGGTCTTATGGCTGGATATTACCCAGCCAAGCGGGCGATGAACCTCAGTGCCCTGGAGAGCTTGAAGAACGAATAA